The following proteins are encoded in a genomic region of Leptospira ryugenii:
- a CDS encoding LIC13341 family surface-exposed protein, whose protein sequence is MKPVICSAQSILVSILFLVGSFHCKKSELPSEQVMREGLWGKDSEKPLRILGSKQINLDEDPSLEILVLSQSGQSEAISAYKKLEGEWKFLWKQEFNLMSMGENHYELSSLNWKSGQAPGRERKSLEGDCIKRIVVSELPGDGFNSVFMEVLVDEPPIGLFSVPFVYRKGSKVLDGFQLKEHPELVRTKRIDFDYNEKEKSFRIFPTNPNYAQEFVFNGFEFIPNVPMQPVPSLVSVSVEPKFELGKESKVILYFKNRGNFTSVTYLSLSFPEGGKFRFSETSQGVKIYQIGQSVYNTVLRKLVPAEKPLLEATKESWSTGFKYGVSFYFIPESKEELKVLLRTSYRLNRDVFTIPNRDSIFKTEIDQQGFPSYPLVIK, encoded by the coding sequence ATGAAACCAGTGATTTGTTCCGCCCAGTCTATCTTAGTCTCTATACTTTTTCTCGTTGGCTCTTTTCATTGCAAAAAATCTGAGCTCCCATCCGAACAGGTCATGAGGGAAGGTCTCTGGGGTAAAGATAGCGAAAAACCTTTGCGTATCCTTGGATCGAAACAAATCAATTTAGATGAAGACCCGTCACTAGAAATTTTGGTTCTTAGCCAATCAGGCCAAAGTGAGGCTATCTCCGCTTATAAAAAGTTAGAAGGTGAATGGAAGTTTCTTTGGAAACAAGAGTTTAATCTCATGAGTATGGGAGAAAACCACTACGAGCTATCATCACTGAATTGGAAAAGTGGCCAGGCACCAGGAAGAGAACGCAAAAGTCTAGAAGGAGACTGTATCAAAAGGATAGTTGTATCGGAATTACCAGGAGATGGATTTAATTCAGTATTCATGGAGGTCCTTGTAGATGAGCCACCGATAGGACTTTTTTCAGTACCATTTGTATACCGCAAGGGATCCAAAGTTTTGGATGGCTTTCAATTGAAAGAGCACCCAGAACTTGTTCGTACAAAAAGAATCGACTTTGATTACAATGAAAAGGAGAAAAGCTTCCGTATCTTTCCAACAAATCCGAATTATGCGCAAGAATTTGTGTTCAACGGTTTTGAGTTTATCCCTAATGTGCCTATGCAACCAGTTCCTTCTTTAGTGTCGGTTTCCGTTGAACCAAAATTTGAACTTGGTAAAGAATCAAAAGTAATTCTCTATTTTAAAAACAGAGGCAATTTTACTTCCGTGACCTACCTTTCACTCAGCTTTCCCGAGGGAGGAAAGTTTAGATTTTCAGAAACGTCTCAAGGAGTGAAAATCTACCAAATCGGTCAAAGTGTCTACAATACGGTTTTGAGAAAGTTAGTTCCTGCAGAAAAGCCATTATTGGAAGCTACGAAAGAATCTTGGAGTACTGGTTTCAAATATGGAGTCAGTTTTTATTTTATTCCTGAATCAAAAGAAGAATTGAAGGTTTTATTGAGAACATCCTATCGTTTAAATCGTGATGTGTTTACTATTCCCAACCGAGATAGTATTTTTAAAACGGAAATAGACCAACAAGGATTTCCTTCCTATCCATTGGTGATCAAATAA
- a CDS encoding Lcl domain-containing protein, producing MKSLPYLLLVLLVNTNCILSSLFDQKIKSSGNSVSSMMLLALGGVSSNTNGNVSTATVSVSGGTLMSTDGSFSLDIPAGALSETRQITVTVDASPIGSIPQGYAKVTKILKFEPEGLVFSKPATLTINYEQGEMAEAGLEERSIAFYYIKDDSTLEKMKMVSIDYTQNKIRLEVEHFSFGVGLTIQVWLVNNGILTNPVPVLNIANNVIAELSSFASEGYGSVSAYFQAQSTILGPFLNKLVTYLGYDPISAAFPNEDFNGNGIPNSEDPFVASTGPVVSLVSSGSISVSNNAGAINTTQFVWQSTKSGNFTIRSGATNCTNGIVVTSGSVTAGANQTFGPLNASAMSLGTTSYRVCVINAGVTGAMVHSITRDDTIPTVSVNPASGSYGSVQNVALNCGDTGGAGCAAVAYTTNGNTPVFSSACAVTTGSLYITPIATPDSSVTTIKYKSCDKAGNVSTLYSQVYTVDSVLPSITINSVSPGTIIKAVNAVVNWTSDKSGSYSVVIGSSCGSGTLASGSNVSGSATGGVAVATTITAGTQLSDGSKKINVCVNNLVGNVGTSSTTLTIDSVAPSLSLTPAPGTYATPQLVTANCSDVTTTCQKVAYTIDGTDPAFDGSGSITNGSLYSGSLTSPNDAITTYKFIARDVAGNVSGISSAMYTVGNTTVALPSFSPAAGFYNTPQYITISTTTSGATIYFTTDGTTPTTSSNVYSAPIHIWSLAGKTVKAFAKKAGLSDSSVATLSGVYSYPPLKSGAGAIGGYTLISGEDGLTQIGVARSYTGPTAHATYTSDYTTTDNATGLVWKTCTQGLSGANCGTGTAVSLTWANASNDTTSGCLALNSANSGNGYAGIKTWRVPSRQELETLPDFGSFNPAINRTAFPGDSAASWTSTAYAPFPAAVYYLAFISGSMPYASQNTALSVRCVSGNSKIYNSNFTDNNDGTVKDNTTGLVWQKCFLGRNNDATCSDNPSVSDTATWANAITYCNELSFSSKTWRLPQINELKTIVDTATTTTPVIDKTSFPSTGTQSFWSSTTVNGYSAAWYVNFLDGYLFNIAKTELNSVRCVSGP from the coding sequence ATGAAAAGTCTACCATATTTATTACTTGTCCTACTGGTTAATACAAACTGTATCCTCTCTTCATTATTTGATCAAAAGATAAAATCTAGTGGAAATAGTGTTTCCAGTATGATGCTTCTGGCACTTGGCGGTGTGAGTAGCAATACTAATGGCAATGTGTCAACGGCAACAGTGTCTGTATCTGGTGGTACTTTGATGTCGACTGATGGGAGTTTTTCCCTTGATATACCTGCTGGTGCACTTAGTGAAACCCGACAAATTACAGTGACAGTCGATGCCTCACCGATTGGTAGCATTCCTCAGGGATATGCAAAAGTTACGAAGATTTTAAAATTTGAACCAGAAGGACTCGTGTTTTCAAAACCAGCTACCCTAACAATTAACTACGAACAAGGTGAGATGGCTGAGGCGGGGTTGGAGGAAAGAAGTATTGCGTTCTATTATATCAAAGACGATTCCACGCTTGAAAAGATGAAAATGGTCTCTATTGATTATACTCAAAATAAAATCAGACTGGAAGTGGAGCACTTTTCCTTTGGAGTTGGATTAACTATCCAGGTTTGGCTCGTCAATAATGGCATTCTTACAAATCCAGTTCCCGTTTTAAACATTGCAAATAACGTAATCGCCGAACTTTCAAGTTTTGCTTCCGAAGGTTATGGGAGTGTTAGTGCGTATTTTCAAGCACAGTCAACCATACTCGGTCCATTTTTGAATAAATTAGTTACCTACCTCGGCTATGATCCGATCAGTGCGGCTTTTCCCAATGAAGACTTTAACGGCAATGGCATTCCAAATAGTGAAGATCCATTCGTTGCCTCGACAGGACCAGTTGTAAGTTTGGTTTCCTCTGGCTCCATATCTGTGAGTAATAATGCGGGAGCGATAAACACCACTCAGTTTGTTTGGCAGTCCACGAAATCCGGAAACTTTACTATTCGATCCGGTGCGACAAATTGTACCAATGGTATTGTTGTTACATCAGGTTCCGTTACCGCAGGTGCCAACCAAACATTTGGGCCATTGAATGCCTCGGCCATGAGTCTCGGGACCACCTCCTATCGTGTCTGTGTTATCAATGCGGGCGTTACAGGTGCCATGGTGCATTCAATTACTCGCGATGATACAATCCCAACGGTTTCTGTTAATCCAGCCTCTGGAAGTTATGGAAGTGTGCAGAATGTTGCTCTTAACTGCGGTGATACGGGAGGAGCTGGCTGTGCTGCTGTTGCTTATACCACAAATGGAAATACCCCTGTATTCTCATCCGCTTGTGCGGTTACGACTGGTTCATTGTATATAACACCGATTGCGACACCAGACTCTAGCGTCACAACGATAAAATACAAATCTTGCGACAAAGCCGGAAATGTTTCAACACTGTACAGTCAAGTGTACACAGTTGACTCTGTCCTCCCGTCCATCACAATCAACTCAGTTTCTCCAGGAACGATCATTAAAGCTGTTAATGCTGTAGTCAATTGGACTTCGGATAAATCAGGAAGTTATAGCGTTGTAATAGGATCTAGTTGTGGTTCAGGAACCCTTGCGTCAGGTTCCAATGTCAGCGGTAGTGCGACTGGTGGGGTGGCCGTCGCAACGACAATTACTGCGGGTACGCAGTTAAGTGATGGATCCAAAAAAATCAATGTCTGTGTGAACAATTTGGTCGGCAATGTGGGGACTTCCTCGACGACCCTTACTATAGACAGTGTTGCGCCAAGTCTTTCTCTAACTCCCGCTCCTGGCACATATGCGACACCACAATTAGTAACTGCTAACTGCAGTGATGTTACGACTACCTGCCAAAAAGTGGCCTATACGATTGACGGAACTGATCCTGCATTTGACGGTTCGGGATCGATAACTAACGGGAGTTTGTATTCCGGGAGTTTAACTTCGCCAAATGATGCGATTACCACATATAAGTTTATTGCAAGAGATGTAGCGGGCAATGTTTCTGGAATCAGTTCTGCAATGTACACTGTTGGTAACACGACTGTGGCACTTCCAAGCTTCTCTCCCGCGGCAGGTTTTTATAATACACCACAATATATTACGATTTCCACGACCACCAGTGGGGCGACAATCTATTTCACTACAGATGGAACAACACCAACGACAAGTTCCAATGTCTATTCAGCTCCAATACATATCTGGAGTCTGGCTGGTAAAACGGTGAAGGCCTTTGCAAAGAAAGCTGGCCTATCGGATAGTTCGGTTGCTACTTTAAGCGGGGTTTACAGTTATCCCCCTTTGAAAAGTGGTGCGGGAGCAATTGGGGGATACACATTAATCTCAGGCGAAGATGGACTAACGCAAATCGGTGTAGCGAGAAGCTATACAGGACCTACGGCACACGCGACGTATACTTCCGATTATACCACAACAGACAATGCAACAGGTCTTGTTTGGAAAACATGCACACAAGGACTCAGTGGAGCAAATTGCGGAACTGGAACAGCAGTGAGCTTAACATGGGCAAATGCAAGTAATGACACAACATCTGGGTGTTTAGCTTTAAACTCTGCCAATAGTGGAAACGGCTATGCGGGAATCAAAACATGGCGAGTACCGAGTAGACAGGAATTGGAAACCTTACCTGATTTTGGCTCATTTAATCCAGCTATAAACAGGACAGCATTTCCTGGGGACTCTGCTGCTTCTTGGACGTCAACAGCATACGCACCATTTCCTGCCGCTGTGTATTATCTCGCTTTCATTTCTGGTTCCATGCCTTACGCCAGTCAAAATACCGCCCTATCTGTGCGTTGCGTCTCTGGAAACTCGAAAATATACAATAGCAATTTTACAGATAACAATGATGGGACAGTCAAGGACAATACGACTGGGCTTGTTTGGCAGAAATGTTTTCTTGGTAGAAACAATGACGCAACTTGCTCCGATAATCCCAGTGTTTCCGATACTGCAACATGGGCAAATGCAATCACGTATTGTAATGAACTCAGTTTTTCTTCTAAGACTTGGCGGTTGCCGCAAATCAACGAGTTAAAAACAATTGTCGATACTGCAACAACTACAACACCAGTAATTGACAAAACATCTTTTCCATCTACAGGTACCCAGAGTTTTTGGTCATCTACTACAGTAAATGGTTATTCTGCTGCGTGGTACGTCAATTTTTTGGATGGATATCTTTTTAATATTGCTAAGACTGAACTCAATAGCGTCCGCTGTGTGTCGGGACCGTAG
- a CDS encoding MIP/aquaporin family protein, producing the protein MWQTCLGEFLGTCVLIYFGNGVVAGALLERSKAKASGWISITTGWALGVVFGILTAKTFGSSGAHLNPAVTLSVCLQNGDFTKLIPYSISQILGASFGSFLVYLHHLPHWKETKDSGLILAIHSTDPAIDHPIGNFLSEMLGTLMLIFGIHVIFHAYHEPLNGMLGVLMVGALVWAIGLSMGGTTGYAINPARDLGPRLLHTILPIPNKGPSNWKYSWIPILAPLCGASLAVVLLKLLPVL; encoded by the coding sequence ATGTGGCAAACCTGTCTTGGTGAGTTTTTAGGTACTTGTGTATTGATTTATTTTGGAAATGGTGTGGTAGCTGGTGCACTTCTGGAACGTTCCAAAGCGAAAGCCAGTGGATGGATTTCCATTACAACAGGTTGGGCTTTGGGTGTTGTCTTTGGAATCCTAACAGCAAAAACATTTGGTAGCAGTGGAGCACACTTAAATCCAGCTGTCACCCTATCGGTATGCTTGCAAAACGGTGATTTTACCAAATTGATTCCTTATTCTATTTCACAAATACTGGGGGCTTCTTTCGGTTCCTTTCTTGTTTATTTACACCATTTGCCGCATTGGAAAGAAACAAAAGACTCTGGCTTAATTTTAGCGATCCATTCCACAGATCCAGCTATCGACCATCCCATCGGAAACTTCTTAAGCGAGATGTTAGGAACACTTATGTTGATCTTTGGCATACATGTGATCTTCCATGCTTACCATGAACCACTTAATGGCATGTTAGGTGTTTTAATGGTAGGAGCACTTGTTTGGGCAATAGGTCTATCGATGGGTGGAACTACCGGCTATGCGATCAATCCTGCTCGTGATTTAGGCCCAAGACTATTGCACACTATATTGCCGATTCCAAACAAAGGGCCCTCCAATTGGAAATATTCTTGGATTCCAATTCTTGCTCCTTTGTGTGGAGCTAGTTTAGCAGTTGTTTTGCTAAAATTACTTCCAGTCCTTTAA
- a CDS encoding DUF418 domain-containing protein, with the protein MQKKTRSNPTDKDLVLNSRRTILIRSLLLFVIGTIDSIYWPADILRSYGVFFFIGAFCLHWKKNHYLFASLFSIFVFTLLFILFDFSKDWNFTKYSYIGFWTIPGFLKSLFFNGWNPIFPWIGLFFWGMYLGVYLIEENQNQKKVFWISGVLLLVLFLLSLNSDLLKILNPVVLNGSYAKSNIFTVNQLPPLPLYFFMSICFANLIIIIMNSVGDRYQSSTVVNSIAKIGTYSHTIYLFHIYFGIILYILIRGIPTEEEFYSVYGTESIEFMWIYTICAFFILSIYSLLWSKKFQSGPLETLVKKLSDSNPTKKKKHI; encoded by the coding sequence TTGCAAAAAAAAACTAGGTCCAATCCTACTGATAAAGACCTAGTATTAAATTCACGTCGAACAATACTCATTCGAAGTCTTTTATTGTTTGTGATAGGAACAATTGACTCGATTTATTGGCCGGCTGATATCCTAAGATCTTACGGCGTATTCTTTTTTATTGGAGCATTTTGTTTACATTGGAAGAAGAATCATTATCTATTCGCCTCTTTATTTTCTATTTTTGTTTTCACTTTACTTTTTATCCTATTTGATTTTTCGAAAGATTGGAACTTTACGAAGTATTCTTATATTGGTTTTTGGACAATTCCTGGTTTCCTAAAAAGTTTATTTTTCAATGGCTGGAATCCAATTTTTCCTTGGATCGGATTGTTTTTTTGGGGGATGTATCTTGGTGTTTATCTTATCGAAGAGAATCAAAATCAAAAAAAAGTATTTTGGATCTCCGGAGTCCTTTTACTGGTTTTATTTTTACTCTCTTTAAATTCTGATCTTCTAAAAATTCTAAATCCTGTCGTATTGAATGGTTCATACGCAAAGAGTAATATTTTTACTGTGAATCAACTTCCTCCACTCCCCTTGTACTTTTTTATGTCGATCTGTTTTGCAAACTTGATCATCATCATTATGAATTCCGTTGGGGATAGATATCAGTCATCAACAGTAGTAAACAGCATCGCTAAAATTGGAACGTATTCCCATACAATTTATTTGTTTCATATTTATTTTGGGATCATCCTTTACATACTCATTCGAGGAATACCAACGGAAGAGGAGTTCTATAGTGTATATGGAACAGAATCGATAGAGTTCATGTGGATATATACCATTTGTGCTTTTTTCATTCTTAGTATTTATTCTCTACTTTGGTCCAAAAAATTTCAATCTGGTCCGCTTGAAACCTTAGTAAAAAAACTATCAGATAGCAATCCTACAAAAAAGAAGAAACATATATGA
- a CDS encoding antibiotic biosynthesis monooxygenase codes for MMYVLIVHEVASYPAWKRVFDGAYDIRKRAGEISYQLLHDDLDSNKIVHISQWSSLEKARNFFESPELSDIRKSAGVIAPEFHYLHQIEARSL; via the coding sequence ATGATGTATGTGTTGATTGTTCATGAGGTCGCGTCCTATCCTGCTTGGAAACGAGTATTTGATGGAGCTTATGATATAAGGAAAAGGGCTGGAGAGATCAGCTATCAGTTGCTTCATGATGACCTTGACAGTAATAAAATTGTGCATATTTCGCAATGGTCTTCCCTCGAGAAGGCTAGGAATTTTTTCGAGTCACCGGAACTTAGTGATATAAGAAAGAGCGCCGGTGTCATTGCTCCAGAATTTCATTATTTGCATCAAATCGAAGCTAGAAGTTTATAA
- a CDS encoding FFLEELY motif protein, with protein MSKVLSPELRSARTEIVRVQIERFHLYYSEYFNQSETIKMAEYFFETVYNLEGKEEWEALALSTYDKVKHMMKESSRENIERLIFLNQITDELDLRMGQLLLDKNWKQGTKISQDEYFTLYQELGYADQRKKQLEVVLFNLRKFYDLAQKPIAGYVIKPAAAVAKMLGVYPLFEKVEQGYYATIPVKKSTFEAFFKEVEKREWEFLMRAFPELN; from the coding sequence ATGAGTAAAGTTTTGAGTCCTGAGCTTAGAAGTGCACGTACTGAAATCGTAAGAGTTCAAATCGAACGATTTCATTTATATTACTCTGAATATTTTAACCAGAGTGAAACGATTAAAATGGCAGAATATTTTTTTGAAACGGTTTATAATTTGGAAGGCAAAGAAGAATGGGAAGCTTTAGCACTAAGCACATATGATAAAGTAAAACATATGATGAAAGAATCCAGCAGAGAAAATATCGAAAGGTTAATTTTCTTAAATCAAATCACAGACGAGCTCGATCTTCGTATGGGTCAATTACTCTTAGATAAGAACTGGAAACAAGGGACAAAGATATCCCAAGATGAATACTTTACCTTGTACCAGGAGCTTGGTTATGCTGACCAAAGAAAGAAGCAATTAGAAGTTGTGTTATTCAATCTGCGAAAGTTCTATGATCTGGCACAAAAACCAATCGCTGGATATGTGATCAAACCTGCCGCAGCTGTTGCAAAAATGTTAGGTGTATATCCTTTATTTGAAAAAGTAGAGCAAGGTTATTATGCAACCATTCCCGTTAAAAAATCCACATTTGAAGCGTTCTTTAAAGAAGTAGAAAAGAGAGAGTGGGAGTTTTTGATGAGGGCATTTCCAGAACTAAACTAA
- a CDS encoding Ig domain-containing protein, which produces MFKKTQVCGFIDKPNLTMRYLLFLCLLTCISSCKLDLDQAYDTRRAEYFRTQLEICIVQQFRNCAIPGNTTAPSNLSYVGNPFVFTKNVTITPVNPVINGEGLTYSVNPSLPSGLSINSATGQLSGTPLAVANQTNYTVTASNANGSTNFDLTITVNFNPATVPGLKFWVRAEDLALPNSSSVNSWADLSGTGNTVILGNAPTYFSSANTINGRPVVRFVHNTNNLINTAPIGVSSSDSASIFFVLRSVTNNNHNVLFIGPPASGGRQIQIVITTGVLEINKSNAAVAASVAASWTVGVIKQAAILQNASTNITFRLNGIQVGSLTPNPGASGYTAGNLGIGINGAGIDLAELLYYDNRIADKDVIDIDCYLGTRYGTSTCP; this is translated from the coding sequence TTGTTTAAAAAAACACAAGTATGCGGGTTTATTGATAAACCAAATCTCACGATGCGATATCTCCTCTTTCTTTGCCTGCTTACCTGTATCTCTTCCTGCAAATTGGATCTTGACCAGGCCTACGATACCCGAAGAGCAGAGTATTTTAGAACGCAGTTGGAGATATGCATTGTCCAACAATTTAGAAATTGTGCGATACCCGGAAATACAACCGCTCCTTCTAATTTGAGTTATGTGGGAAATCCGTTTGTGTTCACTAAAAACGTGACCATCACTCCTGTTAATCCAGTTATCAATGGTGAGGGCCTTACTTATTCCGTTAACCCTTCCTTGCCATCAGGTCTTTCTATCAATAGCGCAACAGGTCAATTGTCTGGAACTCCACTAGCCGTAGCAAACCAAACAAATTATACTGTGACTGCTTCCAATGCAAATGGCAGTACAAACTTTGACCTAACAATTACTGTAAATTTTAACCCCGCCACGGTACCTGGATTAAAGTTCTGGGTTCGTGCAGAAGACCTTGCACTTCCAAATAGTAGCAGTGTTAATAGTTGGGCTGACTTGAGCGGGACAGGAAATACAGTCATACTTGGGAATGCTCCTACCTACTTTTCTTCCGCAAACACAATCAATGGAAGGCCTGTCGTTCGATTTGTCCATAATACAAATAATCTAATCAATACTGCACCTATTGGCGTTAGTTCTTCTGATTCTGCGAGCATCTTTTTTGTCTTGAGATCCGTGACCAACAACAATCACAATGTTCTCTTCATTGGACCTCCAGCATCTGGAGGTAGGCAAATTCAAATCGTAATTACTACAGGTGTTTTAGAGATTAATAAATCGAACGCTGCTGTCGCCGCATCTGTCGCCGCAAGTTGGACAGTAGGCGTGATCAAACAAGCCGCCATTCTTCAAAATGCTTCGACAAACATCACTTTTCGGCTAAATGGAATTCAGGTCGGAAGTTTAACTCCTAATCCTGGCGCGTCCGGTTATACAGCTGGAAATTTAGGCATTGGTATCAATGGAGCCGGAATTGATCTCGCAGAACTTCTCTATTATGACAACCGGATCGCGGACAAGGATGTGATCGATATTGATTGTTATCTGGGAACCCGTTATGGGACGAGCACTTGCCCATAA
- a CDS encoding OmpA/MotB family protein, protein MIRRRRFPKSSIESEELHSQERWLLTYADMITLLLGLFIILYAISKVDTKRLSEVASDIKKGFGLNVSSLGLIVEGGSGVLEDDLLQEKSAIYRLWERIGYSLKALKEKAKLKLGLAETEELKLTFITSDLSKGDILGDDPDLQFVFQKLAELSQGMDIDIIVRVQIPYEAKVDKSNFQNSWDFHSHRASLIAEKMVSQYGIPKEQISVQGFAVFQKSNDGETPEKKAKDERIEILIRKREAVEK, encoded by the coding sequence ATGATCAGAAGAAGAAGATTCCCAAAATCAAGTATCGAAAGTGAAGAACTGCATAGCCAAGAGCGATGGCTTCTTACATATGCAGACATGATTACCTTATTGCTCGGATTATTTATCATTCTCTATGCCATCAGCAAAGTAGATACAAAGAGACTCTCTGAAGTTGCAAGCGACATCAAGAAAGGATTTGGACTCAATGTGTCTTCTTTAGGTCTCATCGTTGAAGGCGGTAGTGGTGTTTTAGAAGATGATCTATTGCAAGAGAAGTCAGCAATTTATAGACTCTGGGAAAGAATTGGATATTCATTGAAGGCTTTGAAAGAGAAGGCAAAACTCAAATTAGGATTAGCCGAGACAGAAGAACTCAAATTAACATTTATTACCTCTGACCTATCCAAGGGAGATATCTTAGGAGATGATCCAGACTTGCAGTTTGTTTTCCAAAAATTGGCTGAGCTTTCGCAAGGAATGGATATAGATATCATAGTGAGAGTGCAGATTCCATACGAGGCAAAAGTCGATAAATCAAACTTCCAAAATTCTTGGGATTTCCATTCCCATCGAGCATCTTTAATTGCAGAAAAGATGGTTTCGCAATATGGAATTCCGAAAGAACAGATTTCCGTCCAAGGTTTTGCCGTATTTCAAAAGTCGAATGATGGTGAAACACCAGAAAAAAAAGCAAAAGATGAAAGGATTGAAATTTTGATTCGGAAACGAGAGGCTGTTGAAAAATGA
- a CDS encoding LA_2478/LA_2722/LA_4182 family protein: MKTFTRLNIVLMFVFVFSFADCKKKAGIDSIEWKDESLKLTAEICEKYRKCSEKNWSELPEKTRELAKSRLDEANCQKEFRQSNLYRLAGDDIPKTMDAYRNCHKEIIKSNCEDLQAGLVDINVDCKLVKKFQID, translated from the coding sequence ATGAAAACCTTCACAAGATTGAACATAGTTTTGATGTTTGTCTTTGTTTTTTCCTTTGCAGATTGCAAAAAAAAAGCCGGTATAGATTCGATCGAATGGAAAGATGAATCTCTAAAGTTGACTGCGGAGATTTGTGAAAAGTATAGAAAATGTTCTGAAAAGAATTGGTCAGAGCTACCTGAAAAAACAAGAGAATTGGCAAAATCTCGATTGGACGAAGCCAATTGCCAAAAAGAATTTCGACAAAGCAATCTCTATCGCCTGGCAGGTGACGACATACCCAAGACCATGGATGCGTATCGAAATTGTCACAAAGAGATTATCAAATCCAATTGTGAAGATTTACAAGCTGGACTGGTTGATATAAATGTAGATTGTAAACTTGTGAAAAAGTTTCAAATAGACTAA
- a CDS encoding DMT family transporter, producing the protein MSWIYLMLAGIFEIGFATTLKLSNNFTKLWPSIIFIISITLSFYFLEKSIEKIPIGTAYAIWTGIGAVGTVFIGILFFKEPASVMRIFFLVTLVGSVIGLKLTA; encoded by the coding sequence ATGAGTTGGATATACTTGATGTTAGCTGGAATATTTGAGATAGGATTTGCTACAACACTTAAATTATCTAACAATTTTACTAAACTGTGGCCTTCCATAATTTTTATCATTAGCATAACTCTTAGCTTCTATTTTCTAGAAAAATCTATAGAAAAGATTCCGATTGGCACAGCTTATGCCATTTGGACAGGAATTGGTGCTGTGGGCACGGTTTTCATTGGAATATTGTTTTTTAAAGAACCAGCAAGCGTGATGAGAATCTTTTTTTTGGTTACATTGGTTGGCTCAGTTATAGGTCTGAAGCTAACCGCATAA
- a CDS encoding M14 family zinc carboxypeptidase, with translation MLRGLRRLNRYEKRILDLVRLGGDLVRIKQLGFSSKTQEGFRFPIHMLEIGKEKAIKKNPVGMVAGVHGLETVGIRILLDFLEYILYKKSPGYVSEIANGKIGLVVIPIVNPGGVALKSRSNPSGVDLMRNSGVEAESAPILFGGQNWTSKLPYYRGKTLEPESRAVFRYINQYFYHVKDSILPVIDIHSGFGTIDHVWWPYARTKKECVDTALFEKIASYMVELRRHKRYKFGPQSETYTTHGDLWDRFYDHFQEKFSHTGSRFLPFTLEVGTWSDIKENPSKLFRKRGIFNPAKENKFETIVTYRDFLRDFLFLSGTKLKDWK, from the coding sequence ATGTTACGTGGATTAAGACGACTCAATCGGTATGAAAAGAGAATTCTAGACCTCGTCCGATTGGGTGGTGATTTAGTAAGAATTAAACAACTGGGTTTTTCGAGTAAAACTCAGGAAGGGTTCCGATTTCCGATTCATATGTTGGAGATTGGAAAAGAGAAAGCCATTAAAAAAAATCCTGTTGGAATGGTTGCTGGTGTTCATGGTCTCGAGACAGTTGGAATTCGTATATTACTTGATTTTTTAGAGTACATTTTGTACAAAAAAAGCCCAGGATATGTTTCTGAAATCGCCAATGGCAAAATCGGCTTAGTAGTAATTCCTATCGTAAATCCTGGAGGAGTTGCTTTAAAATCTAGATCCAATCCCTCGGGCGTAGATCTAATGCGCAACTCTGGAGTGGAAGCAGAAAGCGCACCTATTCTTTTTGGAGGGCAAAATTGGACCTCGAAATTGCCCTATTACCGAGGAAAGACTTTAGAACCTGAATCAAGGGCAGTCTTTCGCTATATCAACCAATACTTCTATCATGTAAAAGATTCTATATTACCTGTGATTGATATCCATTCCGGTTTCGGGACGATCGACCATGTGTGGTGGCCGTATGCAAGAACAAAAAAGGAATGTGTAGATACAGCTCTCTTTGAAAAAATCGCAAGTTATATGGTGGAATTGCGTAGGCATAAACGGTATAAGTTTGGACCACAAAGTGAAACATATACGACGCATGGAGATCTATGGGATCGTTTTTATGACCATTTCCAAGAGAAGTTTTCCCATACAGGCTCTCGCTTTTTGCCATTTACTTTAGAAGTGGGTACCTGGTCAGATATCAAAGAAAATCCAAGCAAACTGTTTCGTAAAAGGGGGATTTTTAACCCTGCCAAAGAAAATAAATTTGAAACAATCGTTACCTATCGAGATTTCTTGCGAGACTTTTTATTCCTCTCAGGTACAAAGTTAAAGGACTGGAAGTAA